DNA from Campylobacter lari:
AAATCCCAAGAACCACAAGATGTAGATACTATGTCAAGTGTTTTAGATATACCAAAAAGTTTTTTGGCGAAAATTTTACAAGTACTTGCCAAAGACGCACTTTTGAAATCTTATAAGGGTGCTAAAGGTGGATTTATGCTTGTTAAAAAGCCAAGTGAATACACTTTAAAAGAAATTATTAATAGTGTAGAGAAAAAATCTATCAATGTATTTGAGTGCAGTAATGGAATTTGTCCTTCGCAAAAAGAAGAAAATTGTAAAATTATGCCTGTGTTGGTGAAGCTTCAAAATAAGATAGATGATTTTTTAGTTTCTATTACTCTAGAGGATATTATTCAAAATAATGGCTAAAAGGGATATTTTTAGCTTAGTATTGCCTTGGATTGCTCCACTTGTTGCACCTATTTTAAAGGCAAAGAGTCTAACTATAGTAGCTGTAATTATTGCAATTTTAGCTATTATTATAGTACCTTTACCAAGTATAGTTTTAGATTTTTTTCTTGCTTTAAGTATAGCAATTTCGGTTTTAATTATTTTAATTTCTTTATATATACCAAAGCCTACGGATTTAACAACTTTTCCAACTATGATTTTAATTATCACGCTTTTTAGACTTTCACTTAACATAGCTACAACGCGTATGATTTTGAGTGAGGGTCATCAAGGACCAGCTGCTGTTAGTGATATAGTGGCAAGTTTTGGTGAATTTGTTGTTGGCGGTAATTATGTTATAGGTATGGTTGTTTTTTGTATTTTGGTTTTAATCAATTTTATGGTTGTAACTAAAGGTAGTACAAGGGTTTCTGAAGTTCAAGCAAGATTTACCCTTGATGCAATGCCAGGTAAGCAAATGGCTATTGATGCGGATTTAAATGCAGGTTTGATTGATGAAAAAACTGCACGCGCAAGACGCCAAGAAATCATAGCTGAAGCAAATTTTTATGGAGCAATGGATGGTTCTTCTAAATTTATAAAAGGGGATGCTGTTGCTGGGATTATTATCACCATTGTAAATTTAATTGGTGGGTTTATGATAGGTTATTTTCAGCATGATATGGAGCTTGGAGAATGTGCTTCAACTTATACTATATTAACAATAGGCGATGGACTTGTTTCTCAAATTCCTGGACTTATAACTTCAACGGCAACTGCAATTATCATCACGCGTGCTAGTAAAGATGAGGATAATTTTGCTGAAGGTTCTATCAATCAGCTTTTAGGGGAATACAAAACTTTATTAATTGTAGGCTTTGTTTTATTTATATTTGCTTTAGTACCAGGCTTGCCACATTTTTCTTTGGGCTTTATGGCTTTGGTGTTTTTAGGACTTGGTTATATGATAAAGCAAGTGCAAGAAGGTAAAATTCAAATCAATGCAATTTCAGCTAAAAAGTCTCAAGAAACCCATGAAGAAGAACAAGCTAAACCTCAAAAACGCAGCGAAGAAGAAATCTTAAAAGAAGAAGAGAATAAAATCACAGATATTTTAAAATTAGAAATTTTAGAATTAGAATTAGGTTATGGACTTATCAAACTAGCAGAAAGTGAATTAACAGAGCGTATTAGATCAACAAGACGCAATATAGCTCAAAGTTTAGGTTTTTTAATGCCAAAAATTAGAATTAGAGATAATTTGCAATTAAAACCAAATGAATATACTTTTAAACTCAAAGGTGTAGGTATAGCTAGTGCTGAAATTTATCCTGATAAATATCTAGCTATGGATAGTGGTTTTATCACTGAACCTATCGAAGGTATAGCTACTAAAGAACCTGCTTTTAATTCTGATGCTTTGTGGATAGAATCATCTTTAAAAGACGAGGCAACGCTGAATGGTTATATTGTAATTGATCCAGCAAGTGTGATTTCAACCCATATGAGTGAGCTTATAAAAGCTAATGCTTCAGAGCTTTTAACTAAACAAGAAGTGCAAAATTTATTAGATAAAATCAAAAATGATTATCCTATCGTGGTAGATGATTGTTTAAGGGTTGCTAGTATAGGTTTAATTCAAAAAGTTTTAAAAGCTTTACTTAAAGAGCATATTCCTATTAAAGATATGCTTACAATTTTAGAATCAATTAGTGATATAGCTGAAGTAAGCAAGAGTTTGGATATGATTATTGAGCATGTAAGGGCTTCTTTAGCAAGAGCAATTACAAATTTATATGTGGATGAAAAAGGGCAAATTAGCTTTTATATTTTTGATGCAGCTGCAGCTGCAAAATTAATGGAGCATGTGCAGTTTAAAGATGGTTCGTATCATTTAATGATAAATGTAGCCCAAACTGGTGCTTTAGTAGAAGCTTTAAAAGCTGAACTTGCAAGTGTGGCAAATACAAGAATTAAACCTTTCTTGCTTTGTGTTGAGCCACAACTTAGAAAATTCATTGCTGATATTTGTTCTAATTTTGGTATTAATATTACAGTTTTAAGTTTTGCTGAGATTGCAGAAAATACTAAATTTGAAACAGAAGGTATCATAAAAGTTGATAATTTATAAAGGAAAAATATGAAAATTTATCATCTTTCACATACGGATTTAGATGGCTATGCTTGTCAGTATGTGCTAGATTTTTATTTTAAGAATTGTTATTTTTATAATTCTAATTATGGTAAAGAGATTAATGAAAATTTTAATGTGATTTTTAAAAATATAGAGGAAGATTTAAAGCAAAGTCCTAATGAAGAATTTGTGATTTTAATCACAGATTTAAATTTAACATTAAGTCAATGTGAAGATTTTCAAAAAGCCATAGAAGGAAAAAAAATTAAGCTTTTACTTTTAGATCATCATCAAAGTGGCTTAGAATGTATGCAAAAATATCCTTGGTATTTTTTAGATGATAAAAGATGTGCTACTAAGATTGTTTATGATTTTTTTAGTAAATGTTATGGCGAAAATAAGGCTTTGTCAGAATTTGTAGATGTGGTAAATGCAGTAGATATTTGGTTGAGTGAAGATGAGAATTTTGAACTTGGAAAAGTACTACTTGGTATGGTTTCTGGAGCAAAAGAAATCAATAGAGTAATGTTTGCACAAGAAAATATCAAATATCTTTTTTATCTTTTTGATGTTTGTAGAAAATACATTCATCAAAAAAATGCTCATATTAATTTAGATGATGATTTACATGGCTTAAAAAAATCTTTTTTTAAAAAAGAAAATGATGATACTTTAAGCAATTTAATTTCTAAATTTATAGTAGAAAGACTAAGTGTAAATAAAGAAAAATTTAGTGTATTTTATAAAGGAAGTAAAGGTTTATTAACTTCAAATATAGGCAATACTTCCGTAATTGGAAATGATTTTTTAATGCAAAATCCTGATTTTGATTTTTTTGTTGATCTTAGTTCGAGAAAAACCTTAAGTTTTAGAGCAAATAATAAAATCGATGTGAGTTTGATGGCTAAAAGCTTGGTCAATGGGGGAGGGCATAAAAATGCTAGCGGAGGATTATTTGCTGCGTATAAAGATAGCTCTAACTATGATTTCATAAAAGCACAATTTGTAGATTTAATTAAAAGCAAAGAATTAAAGGAAAATAATGAAAACAAATCATGATTTTAAAGAAGAAATAGAAAATTTACAATATGAATTAAGCATAGTTTTAGAAGCAATGCTCTTGTTTGCTGGGGTAAAAAGAGCAAAATTAGAAAAAGCAATTGGAGTTTATATTGATTGTATTGATGAAGTTTGTCAAAATACCCAAAAAGAAGGAGTTGATGAGATCTTAGAAGTAGTGGAGTACTTAAAAATTCATCATAAAGATTTATTTGAATGAAAAATTTATTATTGCTTTTTATAGGAATTTTTTCTTATGCAAATATCTAT
Protein-coding regions in this window:
- a CDS encoding Rrf2 family transcriptional regulator, which codes for MLFTKASEYALLSLIHIAKSQEPQDVDTMSSVLDIPKSFLAKILQVLAKDALLKSYKGAKGGFMLVKKPSEYTLKEIINSVEKKSINVFECSNGICPSQKEENCKIMPVLVKLQNKIDDFLVSITLEDIIQNNG
- the flhA gene encoding flagellar biosynthesis protein FlhA — its product is MAKRDIFSLVLPWIAPLVAPILKAKSLTIVAVIIAILAIIIVPLPSIVLDFFLALSIAISVLIILISLYIPKPTDLTTFPTMILIITLFRLSLNIATTRMILSEGHQGPAAVSDIVASFGEFVVGGNYVIGMVVFCILVLINFMVVTKGSTRVSEVQARFTLDAMPGKQMAIDADLNAGLIDEKTARARRQEIIAEANFYGAMDGSSKFIKGDAVAGIIITIVNLIGGFMIGYFQHDMELGECASTYTILTIGDGLVSQIPGLITSTATAIIITRASKDEDNFAEGSINQLLGEYKTLLIVGFVLFIFALVPGLPHFSLGFMALVFLGLGYMIKQVQEGKIQINAISAKKSQETHEEEQAKPQKRSEEEILKEEENKITDILKLEILELELGYGLIKLAESELTERIRSTRRNIAQSLGFLMPKIRIRDNLQLKPNEYTFKLKGVGIASAEIYPDKYLAMDSGFITEPIEGIATKEPAFNSDALWIESSLKDEATLNGYIVIDPASVISTHMSELIKANASELLTKQEVQNLLDKIKNDYPIVVDDCLRVASIGLIQKVLKALLKEHIPIKDMLTILESISDIAEVSKSLDMIIEHVRASLARAITNLYVDEKGQISFYIFDAAAAAKLMEHVQFKDGSYHLMINVAQTGALVEALKAELASVANTRIKPFLLCVEPQLRKFIADICSNFGINITVLSFAEIAENTKFETEGIIKVDNL
- a CDS encoding DHH family phosphoesterase encodes the protein MKIYHLSHTDLDGYACQYVLDFYFKNCYFYNSNYGKEINENFNVIFKNIEEDLKQSPNEEFVILITDLNLTLSQCEDFQKAIEGKKIKLLLLDHHQSGLECMQKYPWYFLDDKRCATKIVYDFFSKCYGENKALSEFVDVVNAVDIWLSEDENFELGKVLLGMVSGAKEINRVMFAQENIKYLFYLFDVCRKYIHQKNAHINLDDDLHGLKKSFFKKENDDTLSNLISKFIVERLSVNKEKFSVFYKGSKGLLTSNIGNTSVIGNDFLMQNPDFDFFVDLSSRKTLSFRANNKIDVSLMAKSLVNGGGHKNASGGLFAAYKDSSNYDFIKAQFVDLIKSKELKENNENKS